Genomic window (Megamonas funiformis):
AAGTGGTATTCATTGGCATTCCATCTAATAAAATTAAAATATTATCTGACTCAAAACCTCTAATTTGAATACCACCTTGAGCTACTTGGCTCATATATACACCTGGCAATTGTTGTAATGCCTCAGGTACAGATTTTACATTTCTTTCTTGAATATCTTGTGCTGTTACTACATCTACACTCGCTGGGGTTTCTTTTAATTCTTTTAATGTTTTAGTAGCAGTAACTACCATTTCTTGTAATTGAAAAGTAGGTACTTGTTCTGTTTCTTGAGCCATTGCAAAATTACTATTTAAAATTACACTACCACAAACTAAACTAGTTACTAATAATTTTTGTTTAATATTATACAAAATTTTTCCTCCTAAATATTATTTATGTGTACCAAAAACAACTTTAATATTATTTTTTTGCAGAAAGTCGACAATTTCTTGTATTTTAGGACAAAGAACTTTTTTATGCGTTTGTTCATCTATTATTTCTGTACAAATGCCTACATGGACAATATCTGTTTTTACAGACAATATTCTTTCTAATTTTTCTAATAAACCTTCTTGGTTATTTAATAAAACTTCATCACAACCATTACAAGTCCAAAAAGCAACTAATTTTGTATCATCATTGGTATATTGAGTAAAAAATCCCTTTTTGTTATAAAAAGCATCTAAACAACTAGCACCTGTGCATACATCATTGGCTTTTAAACATGTTAAAATAGCGATATTTTTCATATACATAACCTCTTTAAAATATTTAAATTGTTTATTTAAAATGTTTTGGTAAAAAACGTATATTTATATTGTCATTAGGTAAAGCCTCTATTTTGGTATCAACTTCATATAAATCTTTAATAAATTTTTCAGTTAATAAGTCTTTTGGTTTTCCTGCACCTACAATTTGTCCATCTTTTAAAGCTACTAAACGATCACAATACATAGCAGCAATATTTAAATCATGAATAGCTGCTATAACTGTTAAATTTAAACTCTTTACAATATCCATGATTTGTAATTGATATTTAATATCCAAATGATTTGTTGGCTCATCCAAAACTAAACACTCTGTTTCTTGAGTTAAAGCTCTAGCTAAAATTACACGTTGTTGCTCTCCTCCAGATAAAGTAGTAAAATTTCTTTCAACAAAATCTTTTAATCCTACTTTTTCTAAAGCATTTCTAGCTATTTTATAATCAATTTCATTATCTCTTTCTAAAATTTTTTTATGTGGAGAACGACCCATTAATACTACATCTAAAACTTTAAAATCAAAATTATAAAAATTATGTTGAGCTACTACAGCTAAATCTAATGCTGTCTGACGAAAAGACAATTCATCTATATTTTTTCCATTAAATAAAATTTTGCCTTCACTAGGTTTCAATATACGGTAAATACATTTTAAAAAAGTAGATTTTCCACTACCATTTGGACCTATTATTCCTAAAAACTCTTTATTTTTTACATCTATGTTTATACCCTTTAAAATTTCTTTATTCCCAATAAACTTTTTTACTTGTTCACTTATTATTTCCATTTAATTACCTCCAAAACCATATGTCTTCTTTATCATTAAATAAACAAAACAAGGAGCACCTATCAAAGAAATCAAAATTCCTATTGGTAATTCAGTTTTTGGAATAATAATTCTACATAATCCATCAGCTAAAACAAGAAATATTGCTCCTGCTAAAGCCGATATAGGTACTAATTTTTTATGATCAGTACCGACTAACATCCTTATTATATGAGGAATAATTAAACCTACAAATCCAATCATTCCAGCAGCATAAACTACAAATCCTACAATTAAAGAGCTAACCAATAAATATACCTGACGATATATATGCAAATCCCGTCCCAATGTTATAGCTACTTCATCACCTAAAAGCATTAAATTTAAAATGCGACTCTGTGTCCAAAAAAATAAGATAGATATCATTACTATTGGTGCAATTATAAAAATACTATCCCACTTAGCACCAGATAAACTACCCATTAACCAAAAAGCAATAGATTGCATTCCTTCTTTATTATTAGCAAAATACACAATAAAACTAGAAAAAGCACTACATACTGCACTTAATGCCATACCAGCTAATAATAATTTTATCGAATTAGCCTTTCCACCAAGATTAGCAATAAATACCACACCTAATGAAATAGTAAATGCTCCAATAAAAGCAGATATCCCTACAAAATTTTCACCCAAAGCAACACCAATACCTAGTAAAATAGCTGCTGTAGCTCCTAAAGAAGCTCCTGAAGAAATACCTAAAATATATGGATCAGCTAAAGGATTTTTTACAATAGCTTGCATAATAACACCACATACGGCTAAACCAGCTCCAACTATTGCAGCTAAAACTAGTCGTGGTAAACGCAATAACCAAATAATATCATGCACAGGTCCTTTTCCTATAGTTTCTATACTTGTACCACTTTGTAATTGTTCTATAATAGTGAAATATATTTTTTCTAATGGTAATTTTACTGTTCCTATACTTAAAGCCCAAAATAATATCATAATCAAAATAATTATCAACAACAAACAAATAAATAGATAATCTGTTTTTCGAAAAAATTCTTGCATTTTACTTCTCCTTATATAATTCTGGATATAAACCTTGTGCCATTATTCTTATACCATCATATGCTCTAATACCAGGACTATATATTGCATAAAGAGGTACAGGATATATTCTTTTATTTTTTACAGCTTTTAATCCTTGTAAAGCCTTATTTTGATAAATTCTATCTAAATACATACGTTCGTCACCATAGTGCTGTTCAGTAATAACGATAAAAATTACATCTGGATCTAAATCAATTAACTGTTCAAAACTAAAACGCTCTACATTAGGTTCCAATAATTCACCATTAACTCGTTGTAAAATATCACCAGCTAAAGTTTGTTCTCCATATACAGAAATATCTTTTCCTAAAAACTCAATAATAATTGCTCTAGGTTTTTTATTTATATTTTTAGTATGCTCTGTAACAAAAGATATTTCTTTTTTCATCTGTCCAACTAATTCATTAGCTCTATCTTTACGATCAAATATCTTACCCAAATCTAAAATATATTGATATTCTTCATCTAAACTATGTTTAGGTTTTATTAATATATTATCATTTATAGATTTTGTTGGAGCAGATGATTTAGCTATATATGTATTTACAGTTCTACTATTCCAATAATCTGTAGTTCCTGCCACTTTTGGTGCAAAAGTAGAATACCAACCTAAAATAAAATCTGGCTCTAACATTGTTATAGTTTCTATATCTAAATTTTGTAATCCAGTATAAGGGATTTTACTATATTCTTCTCGATATTCAGGTCGAAGATATTTCTTGTCAGGAATACCTGTTCCTGCCACAATTCTATCACCAACACCCAAAGCAATTAATGTTTCTACAGAGTTTTGCCAAAAAGCGACTACTTTTTGAGGTGGTTTTTTATATGTTAATTCAAATTCTTCATTTTTAGAGTTTATATTTTTTATTTTTATTGGATAATTATTTTCATTATATGATATATTTAACTGAGACTTTTTTTGTTCCCACAACTGTATAGTATCTGCATTTTCTTTTATAACAGGACTACAACCTGATAATATTATCAACAATACCATTAAATTTATAAATATAATATTTTTCATAAAAACCTCTATAGAAAAGTATAAAGTACACTAAATGTGTACTTTATACTCTTCTTATATTAAACTTAATTAAAATTTATATCTCATACCTACCATATAACAACGACCAGGTTGTGGTGCTGCGCCAATTCCATTATATGCACTATAAGCATTTTCATATGCTTCATTAGTTAAGTTAGTAATAGTTACATATGCTGTTGTATCATCATTAATTTCATAATTTAAGTTCCAATCAAGTACAAAGAAATGCTTATCTGTAAATGCTGTTGTATCCATACCAGTATAATAATTAGCTAATAAACCTGTATACCATTTACCATTTTCATAAGATAAGTTAGCAATATAATGATTCGCCGGACGTAAAGCATTTATCATTGTATTAACATTAGAATTATCATCTAAATTAATATCTGGGTCAAACTGCATACCGTCTTTTGCTTTCCACTCATCTTTCATATGACTATATGCTAAGCTCAAATTCCAATGATCATCAAATTGATGGTCCATTGTTAAATTAATAGACTTTTTAGTTTCTTGTGCATTAACATTTTTATTCACAAAATCTTTGTCAACGTCAGACCATACAGAATAATTAGTAATAGCATTATCCATATCAGTCCAATCATAATGAAGTGCTACACTCGTTTTATCATCAATATCTTTGCGTACACCAAACGTCCATACATCTCCTTCTTCATCTTTTAAAGGAGCTCCATTTGGTGTATCTTTTCCATAATCTGCTGATTTTATTGGTCTATATACACTTGCCCATCCTAAATATGCACTAGTTGTATCATCAAAAGCATATTGTGTATTAATTGTTGGTGTAAAAATTATTGATGAAGTATTACCTTGAGATACTGTACCAGCATCATTTGTTTTATCAAAAGTACTATAATTAGAATAACGAATAGCTGGTGTTATATCCCATTTATCAGATAAATGTATTTTATCTTGCACAAATCCTAAAATGCTATCTCTTTCTACATGTGTAGTTTTCCACGTATTATCTTTTCTATTTAAACTTTTAGTATAAGTTTTAGCTTTGTCATAAGTTAAGCCAAATAATAAATCATTATTATCTATAGATTTACCATATTGAAGCTGTAATCCCTGATTTTTTTCATTATATAAAGTAGTAGGACCTGTTTTACTAAATTGATAATTATTTATAAAATCATCCCAAGCAGGAGAGCCTGGAAATGGCACAAAACTACCATCATCTGCTACCCAATCTGGATATCTATCAACACCCCAATAATGATGATCTTGATCATAAAAACGAATAAAGCTTTCCATACCATTTTCTTTATCAAATGTATATGTAATATCAATATCATTATTACGAAAAGCATTATATGAACCACTCAAAGCATCTAATACAAATAAATTTCTATAACCTGGATTCGTAGTATTACCAAATTTACCATCTTCGGTATCTTGAATAATTCTATTCCATTCTGTTTCATTCCAAAAACGATAATCCGGCGCAGTAATTGGATAGCCATCTTTGCCATTTCTATGATTATACCAAATACGTAGGTTTTCTGTATCACTAAAATCTTTATCTATGCGTATATTAGCGCCTTCTTCTTTAAATTCTGTACCCCTATAAGTATAATTTCCCCCAGTAAGACCATCTTTATATTTTGTATCGCCAGACATTTCACGATCCAATGATATAAAATATTTCCATGATTTATCATCACCAGCAGAACCAGAATAAGTTACATTATAATTATGTTTTTTCCATGAACCAGTAGAAAGATCAATAGTTCCTTGATTTTCATCTGCTCCTTTACGAGTAATAATATTAATTACTCCACCTGTAGCATCAGCTCCATAAACTGAAGCGCCAGGACCTTTAATTACTTCAATTTTTTCTACATTATTAATATTTACTACTTGATTTAAATCAACCATCGTTCTAGTCCCACTAGCATTAGAACTACCAAAACGAGTACTAGTAGCATTATCAACACGACGACCATCCACTAAAACAACTACACGAGAATCACCATTAATTGATAAACTATTATTATATGGTGCATAGCCATATTCTCCGCCCCTATATCCAGGGTTTTGAAAAGTCACACCAGGTATACGTTTAATAGCATCTGTCAAATCTTGATAATGACGTTTTTCAATTTCTTCACGAGTAATTACTTTTACATCTCCACCTGTACGATAATAAGACTGTTCTGTAATAGTATTACCAAATTGATCTTTTGTAGCATCCGCTTCTACTACTACAGCATCTAAAGTATATTCATTTAAATTTTCATCAAATGCCGCTTCGGAATATGTTGTCCAATTCATAATACCAAGAATTACAGCAGCTACTAGATATTGTTTTTTTAATCTCATTTTTAAACCTGACTTTCTTAATTAATATTTCAAAAATTTACTCCATTTATATAAGAAAAATTATAAATAGCATCTACATTCCAATCAGTCCAATTACCATCAAATTTACCTAAATTAAAAGTAATTCTTTTTTTACTATTTGGTGCTATCTTGCACATAGGCATTTTTTCTGGTTGTCCTATATATTGATAAGAAGTTCCATCATTATTCATAAATGTAATAATAGCTGTGAAATTATTTAATCTAGTAATTTTCAAATCATTTCGTAAATTCTCAAATTCTCCACTCATACATAAATTTTCTCCATCTTTCCATACTTTATAAGTTTTCCATTCTAAAATCATAGTATCTGATGAAGTTTCTGCTGCAAAACTAACTGTTGGAAAAATCATTATCAATAATAAAAAAATAATACATACTTGTCTTTTCAAAAATATCCTCCTCTCTATTTAATTAATTATTATGGTGCTTTATCAAATATTATCATCAAAAATATTCTAATATTTAATAACGAACCAAATAAAAAACCTTTCTGCTTAAAATACAGAAAGGTTTTATTTATAAGTAAAAAATACCTTTTTGCTGTATGCAAAAAGGTATAGTTATACATATTCTTCACCATACCGTCTCTCGCAGTAACTTTTATTGGCTACTAAAATTAGGCAGTTCTTCTGGCTCTGCTTCACCGCTCATCTTGCCTTCCCAGTTTCCCAGTGACATATTTAAGACTCGCTCCACATTACAGCTACGGGATAGCACAGGTTTCACACCTGTTTCTCTATTAAGTATTGCTACACCTAACTTTATCTATATTTATCTTTTCATAGATTGTATTTATCTATTACAATTTTGCATTATAAATGATAATATAGTTAATGTCAATAAAAATTTAATCCAATTTTAATTTTTATTATAATCCATCAATAAATTTTCCTGCCAATGATTAGGTAAATATCTAATATTAATACTACCATTATTTAACATTTCTACTTTTGTTTCTACTTCATATATATCTTTAATAAAATTTTCTGTTAACAATTTTTTAGGACTTCCTTCGCCTACAATTTTGCCATTTTTTAGTGCAATCAATCTATCACAATACATAGATGCTATATTCAAATCATGAATAGCTGCTATTACTGTTAAATTTAGACTTTTTACAATATCCATTATTTGTAATTGATATTTTATATCCAAATGATTTGTTGGCTCATCCAAAACTAAACACTCTGTTTCTTGAGTTAAAGCTCTAGCTAAAATTACACGTTGTTGCTCTCCTCCAGATAAAGTAGTAAAATTTCTTTCAACAAAATCTTTTAATCCTACTTTTTCTAAAGCATTTCTAGCTATTTTATAATCAATTTCATTATCTCTTTCTAAAATTTTTTTATGTGGAGAACGACCCATTAATACTACATCTAAAACTTTAAAGTCAAAATTATAAAAATTATGTTGAGCTACTACAGCTAAATCTAATGCTGTCTGACGAAAAGACAATTCATCTATATTTTTTCCATTAAATAAAATTTTGCCTTCACTAGGTTTCAATATACGGTAAATACATTTTAAAAAAGTAGATTTTCCACTACCATTTGGACCTATTATTCCTAAAAACTCTTTATTTTTTACATCTATGTTTATACCCTTTAAAATTTCTTTATTCCCAATAAACTTTTTTACTTGTTCACTTATTATTTCCATTTAATTACCTCCAAAACCATATGTCTTCTTTATCATTAAATAAACAAAACAAGGAGCTCCTATCAAAGAAATCAAAATACCTATAGGAATTTCTGTAGCTGGTAATAATGTTCTACATAAACTATCTGCTATTAATAAAAAAATCGCTCCAGTTATTGCACAAAAAGGCAATAAAATTCTATGTTCTGTGCCAATCAACATACGTACTATATGTGGCACTATTAATCCTACAAAGCCAATCATTCCTGCTGAAAAAACTACCATAGCTACTAATAAAGCACTACCTAATAAAAAAACATATCTATATTTTGCCAAATCTGTTCCTAAAGTAATTGCTGTTTCATCACCTAATAACATCAAATTTAAAATTTTACTTTGTGTATAAAAAAATACTATTAATATAATTACTACTGGAGCTACTACATATAAATTTTCCCAACGTGTACCTGCAAAGCTTCCCATCATCCAATAAATCACAGTTTTTATACCATCTTTATCGTCAGCAAAATACACTATAAAACTAGAAAAAGCGCTACAAACAGCGCTTAAAGATATTCCTGACAATAATAATTTCATGGAATTAGTCCGTCCACCTAAATTAGCTACAAATAAGACTAATGCTGAAATCATTAACGCACCCAAAAATGCCATAATTCCCACAAAATTACTTCCCCAATAAATACCTACATTGAAAAAAATAGCTATCGTAGCACCAAGGGAAGCACCTGATGATACACCTAAAATATACGGATCTGCTAATGGATTTTGTACAATAGCCTGCATAACTACACCGCTGATAGCTAAACCAGCCCCAGCTAATATTACCAATAATATTCGTGGTATTCTAATTAACCAAATAATATCATTTTCTATTCCATGTCCACTTTCAGTTAATGAAAAATTAGGATTAAAAATATACATCAGTGCTTTTTGAATATCTATCAAATTTAACTGTACAGTACCAATACTAATAGCCCATATACTAATTAATAATAATATTAACATTAATCCACAAAAAAATATTCCATTTCTTATTTTTAACATATTATTCGCCCTCCTTAAAATTAATTTCAGGATACGCTATAAGAGTAATTTCCTCTACACCCTTAATAAAATTTTGTGATGTAGAATTCAAATAATTACTATGAATTTTATATATTTGATTATTTTTTATAGCTGGTAAATCTTTGTATAAAGGATTTTTTAATATATCTTCAATAAAAATACTAGATTTTTCATTTACATTAAAATTCCAATCAGAAATCATGATAATATCAGGCTTTACCTTTAATAATAATTCTTTAGGAAAAATTCCTTCAAACATTATATCTTCATCAGCAAAACAATTTTTTACTCCAGCATAATAACAAATATCACTAAAAGTGCCTTTACTACCCAATAAACCAGTTGATGTTAATACTATTACTTTTTTTCTTTTATTTTCAGGAATGTTATTTTCAACATTTTTAGTAATTGTAGCTAATTTTATTTTAAGTTCTTTTACTAAGTTTTCTCCTTTCTCTTGTTCACCAACAACTTTACTGATTTTATTAATATAAGTAAATATTTCATCTACATTTACTGGTGTTTTACACACATATACTTTTAATCCCAAGCTTCTTAACGATTTTATAAATCCCATATTGTAATCTGGCACTATTATTAAATCCGGTTGATAAGCTAAAATCTGTTCAATATTCCCACTAGAAACTCGTCCTTTTAGGTTTTTTACCTCTTTACTAATAGAACTAATTTTGGGATCATCGGCTAATTTAGATAATGCTACAATTCTATCTTTTTCTACTATTTCCCATAATACTTCATCAATTGAAATATTCATACTCATTATTCTAACTGGCTTCTCTTCAAAATCTAATCGTGTACCAGTCGCATCTACTACACTATATAGTATAAAAGTCTCTTTTTTATCTTGTTCCTTTTGCCAAAAACAACCACTTATATTTAGTAATATGATAAAAATTCCTATTATAAGCCACAGTTTTCTC
Coding sequences:
- a CDS encoding CGGC domain-containing protein, yielding MKNIAILTCLKANDVCTGASCLDAFYNKKGFFTQYTNDDTKLVAFWTCNGCDEVLLNNQEGLLEKLERILSVKTDIVHVGICTEIIDEQTHKKVLCPKIQEIVDFLQKNNIKVVFGTHK
- a CDS encoding ABC transporter ATP-binding protein codes for the protein MEIISEQVKKFIGNKEILKGINIDVKNKEFLGIIGPNGSGKSTFLKCIYRILKPSEGKILFNGKNIDELSFRQTALDLAVVAQHNFYNFDFKVLDVVLMGRSPHKKILERDNEIDYKIARNALEKVGLKDFVERNFTTLSGGEQQRVILARALTQETECLVLDEPTNHLDIKYQLQIMDIVKSLNLTVIAAIHDLNIAAMYCDRLVALKDGQIVGAGKPKDLLTEKFIKDLYEVDTKIEALPNDNINIRFLPKHFK
- a CDS encoding FecCD family ABC transporter permease codes for the protein MQEFFRKTDYLFICLLLIIILIMILFWALSIGTVKLPLEKIYFTIIEQLQSGTSIETIGKGPVHDIIWLLRLPRLVLAAIVGAGLAVCGVIMQAIVKNPLADPYILGISSGASLGATAAILLGIGVALGENFVGISAFIGAFTISLGVVFIANLGGKANSIKLLLAGMALSAVCSAFSSFIVYFANNKEGMQSIAFWLMGSLSGAKWDSIFIIAPIVMISILFFWTQSRILNLMLLGDEVAITLGRDLHIYRQVYLLVSSLIVGFVVYAAGMIGFVGLIIPHIIRMLVGTDHKKLVPISALAGAIFLVLADGLCRIIIPKTELPIGILISLIGAPCFVYLMIKKTYGFGGN
- a CDS encoding ABC transporter substrate-binding protein; the protein is MKNIIFINLMVLLIILSGCSPVIKENADTIQLWEQKKSQLNISYNENNYPIKIKNINSKNEEFELTYKKPPQKVVAFWQNSVETLIALGVGDRIVAGTGIPDKKYLRPEYREEYSKIPYTGLQNLDIETITMLEPDFILGWYSTFAPKVAGTTDYWNSRTVNTYIAKSSAPTKSINDNILIKPKHSLDEEYQYILDLGKIFDRKDRANELVGQMKKEISFVTEHTKNINKKPRAIIIEFLGKDISVYGEQTLAGDILQRVNGELLEPNVERFSFEQLIDLDPDVIFIVITEQHYGDERMYLDRIYQNKALQGLKAVKNKRIYPVPLYAIYSPGIRAYDGIRIMAQGLYPELYKEK
- a CDS encoding TonB-dependent receptor, translating into MRLKKQYLVAAVILGIMNWTTYSEAAFDENLNEYTLDAVVVEADATKDQFGNTITEQSYYRTGGDVKVITREEIEKRHYQDLTDAIKRIPGVTFQNPGYRGGEYGYAPYNNSLSINGDSRVVVLVDGRRVDNATSTRFGSSNASGTRTMVDLNQVVNINNVEKIEVIKGPGASVYGADATGGVINIITRKGADENQGTIDLSTGSWKKHNYNVTYSGSAGDDKSWKYFISLDREMSGDTKYKDGLTGGNYTYRGTEFKEEGANIRIDKDFSDTENLRIWYNHRNGKDGYPITAPDYRFWNETEWNRIIQDTEDGKFGNTTNPGYRNLFVLDALSGSYNAFRNNDIDITYTFDKENGMESFIRFYDQDHHYWGVDRYPDWVADDGSFVPFPGSPAWDDFINNYQFSKTGPTTLYNEKNQGLQLQYGKSIDNNDLLFGLTYDKAKTYTKSLNRKDNTWKTTHVERDSILGFVQDKIHLSDKWDITPAIRYSNYSTFDKTNDAGTVSQGNTSSIIFTPTINTQYAFDDTTSAYLGWASVYRPIKSADYGKDTPNGAPLKDEEGDVWTFGVRKDIDDKTSVALHYDWTDMDNAITNYSVWSDVDKDFVNKNVNAQETKKSINLTMDHQFDDHWNLSLAYSHMKDEWKAKDGMQFDPDINLDDNSNVNTMINALRPANHYIANLSYENGKWYTGLLANYYTGMDTTAFTDKHFFVLDWNLNYEINDDTTAYVTITNLTNEAYENAYSAYNGIGAAPQPGRCYMVGMRYKF
- a CDS encoding ABC transporter ATP-binding protein encodes the protein MEIISEQVKKFIGNKEILKGINIDVKNKEFLGIIGPNGSGKSTFLKCIYRILKPSEGKILFNGKNIDELSFRQTALDLAVVAQHNFYNFDFKVLDVVLMGRSPHKKILERDNEIDYKIARNALEKVGLKDFVERNFTTLSGGEQQRVILARALTQETECLVLDEPTNHLDIKYQLQIMDIVKSLNLTVIAAIHDLNIASMYCDRLIALKNGKIVGEGSPKKLLTENFIKDIYEVETKVEMLNNGSINIRYLPNHWQENLLMDYNKN
- a CDS encoding FecCD family ABC transporter permease, which translates into the protein MLKIRNGIFFCGLMLILLLISIWAISIGTVQLNLIDIQKALMYIFNPNFSLTESGHGIENDIIWLIRIPRILLVILAGAGLAISGVVMQAIVQNPLADPYILGVSSGASLGATIAIFFNVGIYWGSNFVGIMAFLGALMISALVLFVANLGGRTNSMKLLLSGISLSAVCSAFSSFIVYFADDKDGIKTVIYWMMGSFAGTRWENLYVVAPVVIILIVFFYTQSKILNLMLLGDETAITLGTDLAKYRYVFLLGSALLVAMVVFSAGMIGFVGLIVPHIVRMLIGTEHRILLPFCAITGAIFLLIADSLCRTLLPATEIPIGILISLIGAPCFVYLMIKKTYGFGGN
- a CDS encoding ABC transporter substrate-binding protein gives rise to the protein MIMRKLWLIIGIFIILLNISGCFWQKEQDKKETFILYSVVDATGTRLDFEEKPVRIMSMNISIDEVLWEIVEKDRIVALSKLADDPKISSISKEVKNLKGRVSSGNIEQILAYQPDLIIVPDYNMGFIKSLRSLGLKVYVCKTPVNVDEIFTYINKISKVVGEQEKGENLVKELKIKLATITKNVENNIPENKRKKVIVLTSTGLLGSKGTFSDICYYAGVKNCFADEDIMFEGIFPKELLLKVKPDIIMISDWNFNVNEKSSIFIEDILKNPLYKDLPAIKNNQIYKIHSNYLNSTSQNFIKGVEEITLIAYPEINFKEGE